One part of the Nostoc sp. PCC 7120 = FACHB-418 genome encodes these proteins:
- a CDS encoding sensor histidine kinase, translating to MFLLMIFFLGGYLGSIYLTIARLIEWIPLLTGMVFFFGALFVFFSVTIYYHTLQRLFIVQEKYRAAKENAESALFQLKETQQAQMQLIQRETMLALGTMVAGVAHEINNPVSFIHGNLEYLHQYAHDLLNLVTTYASVYPNPDVRIVKALANSDLKYIQSDLPKLLNSMQVGAVRIKEIVESLSNFSRLNEANYKKADIHEGIDSTLVILQHRLNCDGSNGQPISVIKEYGKIPQIFCNPRFLNQVFLNLINNAIDALISKLATLAPNIDETPTIWIRTFHSQDNQITISIADNGCGMSEDICRSIFQPFFTTKPVGQGTGLGLSISYQIIVEQHGGSIKCTSIENQGTKIDIILPIKQVENSN from the coding sequence ATGTTTTTACTAATGATTTTTTTTCTGGGTGGTTATTTGGGGAGCATCTATTTAACAATTGCGAGGCTGATTGAATGGATACCATTGCTCACTGGGATGGTTTTCTTTTTCGGAGCATTATTCGTGTTTTTTAGTGTTACTATCTACTACCACACACTGCAACGACTATTTATAGTACAGGAAAAATACCGCGCAGCAAAAGAAAATGCTGAATCAGCTTTATTTCAATTAAAAGAAACTCAGCAAGCTCAAATGCAATTAATTCAACGTGAAACTATGTTAGCGTTGGGAACAATGGTTGCTGGGGTTGCCCACGAAATTAATAATCCAGTGAGTTTTATACATGGCAATTTAGAATATCTTCACCAGTATGCTCATGACTTACTAAACCTTGTAACAACTTATGCTTCTGTATATCCAAATCCAGATGTCAGAATTGTTAAGGCTCTTGCTAACAGCGATTTGAAGTATATCCAGAGCGACTTGCCAAAGCTGCTGAATTCCATGCAGGTTGGCGCAGTTCGTATTAAGGAGATTGTAGAATCGCTCTCAAATTTCTCACGTTTGAATGAAGCTAACTATAAAAAAGCTGATATTCACGAGGGTATTGATAGTACACTCGTCATTTTGCAGCATCGGCTTAACTGTGATGGTAGTAATGGCCAGCCTATTTCAGTGATTAAAGAGTACGGGAAAATTCCTCAAATTTTTTGTAATCCACGCTTTTTAAATCAAGTATTTCTAAATTTAATTAATAATGCCATCGATGCTTTAATTTCAAAGTTAGCTACTCTCGCTCCAAATATAGATGAAACACCAACTATTTGGATTCGTACATTTCATTCTCAGGACAATCAAATTACTATCTCAATTGCTGATAATGGTTGTGGTATGAGTGAAGACATTTGTCGGAGCATTTTCCAACCTTTTTTTACTACTAAGCCTGTTGGTCAAGGAACTGGTTTAGGTTTGTCTATTAGCTATCAAATTATTGTTGAGCAGCATGGTGGCTCTATCAAATGTACTTCTATTGAGAACCAAGGAACTAAAATCGATATTATACTCCCAATTAAACAAGTAGAGAATAGCAATTAG